In the genome of Benincasa hispida cultivar B227 unplaced genomic scaffold, ASM972705v1 Contig384, whole genome shotgun sequence, one region contains:
- the LOC120069395 gene encoding uncharacterized protein LOC120069395, translating to MALTQDCNAIIPQKMQDPGSFTIPCSVGGIYIGHALYDLGASINLMPLSIFKQLETEELTPTTVTLQLADRSLVHPESKLEDVLVKVDKFILPVDFIILDDEAEKEVHIILERPFLSMRKT from the coding sequence ATGGCATTGACGCAAGATTGCAACGCAATAATTCCTCAAAAGATGCAGGATCCAGGGAGTTTCACAATTCCTTGCTCCGTTGGTGGAATTTACATCGGTCATGCCTTATACGATTTAGGAGCAAGTATTAACCTCATGCccttatcaatcttcaaacaactGGAAACTGAAGAGCTCACGCCTACCACGGTTACTTTACAATTAGCAGATCGATCTTTGGTGCACCCAGAAAGTAAGCTCGAAGATGTGCTGGTTAAAGTAGACAAATTCATTCTACCTGTAGACTTCATCATATTAGATGATGAAGCAGAAAAAGAAGTGCACATCATTCTGGAAAGACCATTCCTATCTATGAGAAAAACCTAG